From Puntigrus tetrazona isolate hp1 chromosome 8, ASM1883169v1, whole genome shotgun sequence, the proteins below share one genomic window:
- the LOC122351029 gene encoding beta-microseminoprotein J1-like yields MASLALVLVFCAFVSLSESACFLKQLNPGTSQCVDDYDDSKHLMGSTWTNSKCIRCTCSPGEMKCCNVMGRVSSITEGCVVKYDYKTCSFDVFHPEDPAIKCHFNGWMVGK; encoded by the exons ATG GCATCTTTGGCTCTGGTTTTGGTATTCTGTGCCTTCGTCTCTTTAAGCGAGTCTGCCTGTTTCCTCAAACAGCTAAATCCGG GGACAAGCCAGTGTGTTGATGACTACGACGACTCCAAGCATCTAATGGGAAGTACTTGGACAAACAGCAAATGTATCAGATGTACCTGCTCCCCCGGTGAAATGAAGTGCTGTAACGT GATGGGCAGAGTGTCTTCCATAACTGAAGGCTGCGTTGTGAAGTATGATTACAAAACATGCTCGTTTGATGTGTTTCATCCAGAGGATCCCGCCATTAAGTGTCATTTTAATGGTTGGATGGTTGGAAAATAA